The genomic region TGTCGGGTTCCCGTCCCGGCGGCGTCGCCTCCGGGTACGGCCTCGCGGCCTGTCTCCGTTTCGACTAGCACGAAGTCCATGGacgagtccccacagacggcgccaatgttcgatAAGTCGGTTTCCGGTCGGTTCGGGTAAAGATCCTGGGAGATGGTAGGGGCTCGTCAGGTCGTGGACTACCGGCTAGAGATGCGCGAGGTCCCGAGTACTTCATGTGAAAaagggggggtgccacctgcaaagacacttcgaCGCCCTTGTCAGTAAATGTGCAGGCGGAAAGGGTGATGTGATatgtgacgtacctcgggggaagagccaatcttccccttatatattgtcagaggtgggccctatAAAGGCAGGCCCACTATTCTCGAGGCGCTCCCTTCACAACTGTGGGAGAGCTGTtacggacgcgtgtccgggtcggcgaCGGGGCGCCCGATCCCTGACCGCCCGGGTcgggtggagctcgggtcggCCCAAGCCAGCAGAAGGTTTGGGCCGGGCCATAACAGACTTGTTGTACATGCGCTTCATAAGACATTAGTGAATATGCGTTGTAAGAAATTATATTCCTATTATCCATATGGAATCTCTTTCTTTCAGTGACTACTCTTGTGTCTTATCTTCTACATGATGGGTATCCATTATCATTAATAGCTGTGGTGTTATTGAATGTTTTAAGATAATATTTGGTGTAGTCCATCTTTCATGTAGGAAGATTTTGAGCAAATGGTACATGAATTATATATGTAGGCATAGCTCTAAACAATTTTGGGTGTCGAACACAATCGAACAATCTTAACAATATTAATCGGTCAATTTAAGTTGTGTTTGTTATTTTGTGATCTCCACTCAACCACAAAAGAATATGAATATGTTGTGGACTTTTCTTTTAGAATTCTACCATATATATCattataataaaaagataaaaaaataatatgttataaataaattatctattttatatatatactttgATAAATATATAATTGTGCAAATAATTTAACGAAAAATTTTTCTAAAGATAAGGTTAAATGATGAGTAATACATGTATCTTGCATTTCAAATAGTATCCCTTGCTTAAAATCGGAGGTTATCATATCAAGCTTAATTTTGAACACTCTACATAATATATCTGGTCAGTTTTCAATCTTTAAGTTCTTTGGATTATTAACTCTACAATCTCTTACCAACTTGAGTTACATGTCATTGTGATTAAGAGATCAGGATATCCATAtatttcttacaaattgctaGAGTATCTTGATAATTATGAAACATATACTTATGCTACCTGTGAAAGACGCAGATAGCTAGAATGACACATTTATCTAATTTGAAAGCACATATTTCATCCCTAACAACTACATCTTAAATCCTAACCTCCTGTATATATCACTCCTGATCTtatcattaaattaattaattaattaattaattaattaatatttttattttacgctccttttttttaaaataatggcatgagaaaaattaaaatttaatattattttaaaatataaaactctTTTAATctaatcaaaaaataaaaattaaaaataattattttagttttatcatatCTATCCTATTATTtgtcaataaaaacaaaaaattaattacaatttaaaaattaacaatctaagcaataacttaaaatttaaaagataaccACCTAAACAAAtaacttataatttataaataaagttttaaaaatttctaataaCGACACCTAAGTAAATAATTTTCAAGCTCAATGTATTAGCGTCACACCAGCAAAAaaattcttcattttttttgaactactaaattagttcaattttttaggtatgatagaaaaataatttggtatagaaaaatatatattagtttttttaaaatagtataaataatctcacattttaaaaaaataagtaatttCATTCAATAACCTAATATTTTGTAGTTAGCAAATTTGCTTATTATaaattatgtaaataaaaaatatatttttaaagacATTTGCTTatttaagaattaaaaaaatattttttaaattgaaaagtcTAAACAAAGTGTTTGAATTAGCCATTAGAAATTAGAATTAGgttattttaaataattacacattaaaaattaataactaacttAATTATATCAACAATATTTCATATTAGAAATATAAAACTAACTTAATATTTCatgatttaattaaatttttgaatccTATTATTTTTTTAGTGTCGTCATAAATAATATCAATCCTATTATttgtcaataaaaataaataaaattaaatacaatctaaaaattaataaccttataaattacgtaaatttagaaaaaaatatttaaaaagagagaaaaaatgaaaatactTCTATTGTGCAGAAACAATCTAAAATATAACAATGTAAATTGAGTaaagaaaaaatttataaatgtgacaaataaaaaaatttaaatttaaaaatcgaaATGGTTAAGAAGTCACTTAATTAGGAATTAgtattaaaatttcaaatttcaaatttttaaatagagtttTCTAATTAGCTAGtgcaaattttcaatttttaaataaaattttctaattaaaCGATCGTTGTTCATTAGGAATATAGgaatttgttaatttaaaaataatttttttagtttcttCATAAATAGTATCAATCCTATTatttatcaataaaaataaataaaattaaatacaatctCAAAATTAATAACCTTATAANNNNNNNNNNNNNNNNNNNNNNNNNGAACTTTATAACTTTATGAGTTATAACATTAAAAACTAAAtcagaaattaacaaaatatcaaTGGTGTGAATCGAATTGAAAAATAAAACCATAAGTAATAACCAAAtaacttcaatttatatttaaaaaaaattctaaattccaatcataaaaataaaaaagaaccaaaaaaaaaaataactcaagAAAAAATAATGTTTCTATCAAAAACAAACAATGTTTGACATTATTCTATTAGATAGACTTTAAAAAGGAATTCCAAAACATGTACATCCATATTCTCAACTTTCATTCTCAATCTTGATCTTCTTATAAGTTAAGGTTTCTCTTTCCACCACCGAATCTTTCGACTCCGAAGATAGTCGCTTGGGTAGTGTAATAGCATTTTTCAATACTTCAGATTCATCATTGTCCACAATTTTATTGGAGAATTCAAGCAACAAATTCTGTACAAAATActatattaaattaaaaacatcattCTCACCTTTAATTTtatctcaataatattttttgaataaaattaaactttaactttaaaaaaacaaacaaacaaaaaatttattttttaaacaaatacCTTAGCACCTTTTACTTCTTCCTCTTTAATGATTGAGAATGCTTTTGAAGTTGGAAGCAAACCACCAGTGTAGTCAACATtctaaaattataattagttattaattattatttataaattagataCTATTAATGACCAAGGaagcaaaaaataaattattttttaataaaaagtaCACTTATAACTGTACTCACAATTTGAATAGGGTGAgcctttttgaatttatttatgagaTCTACGTTATCAGTCATCTTGTTAACTTTATAAAAAGGTGAAAAATATGAATTATCAGATATTTGAACTTCAACGATAAAGAGAAAGGTCTTATCAATTAGGTTGAGAAAAAGTGTGGGTGTATCTGATAGATCTTCTTTTAATGCAGGATatcatataatatattaataataaaaaaatataaaaaataccattaaaaatatcatcactaatgtttttagaaataaatattggTTGGAATTTACCAATAGAAGTAGATAAAGTATTTCTACCcagcttttccaacaccaaaataTCTTATTTGGTAAGATATTTCTTCTCTTAACAAATTCACGAATCGAGACACATAAACTCTCTTAATTGAGGAGCGTGTATTATTCCTCCctataattgataaaaaaaaattaaagaacaatTAAATGGGataaacaaacaaatttaaaatataaataatataaatttaaaataatataaaaaaattagtaagaaACTCACGTTTTCATCGAGCCAAACCATCTCAATTGAGTATGGCAATTGAGAATTTTCGTAACTTGGTAGTGTCTATAACCGTATCACTTATATACGTACACACAATTTGTCAATTGTAGGATTGGTCTCTGCAATTTTGTGAATACCAGCCATTAGAATAAGTAGAGTAATTTTAGATTTTGGTCaacatagagaaaaaaaaaaatctcatttcATGTTTCTAAAATTTGGAGAAAAAAAATTTCCTTTCTTAAACATAATACAAGAGTCTGAAGAGAGGATGGCTCAATATGCCAAATAAAACTGCACAGTAAACACATTTTCTTCACTCTCAAAACCTTATCCCATTATGGTGTTATCCTCCAGCCATGGTTGCGGTTGCAGTTGCGGCGGGATCAGTAGGTGCAGTGGCCACGGTGAAGCACGGAAGGGGCTGCAGAGGGATCCGACTCGCCTACGAAAAAACAAGGTGCGGTTTCGGTTGGCGGGAACCCCGCGGCGGCAGTGGAACGGTAGACGGGAGAAAGTATAGAAAACAATGATAATTGTGAACAACACGAACAATAgattaaaagagaaaataaaattatttaatttcagataaataagtaattactggagttttttttttgaattaagaaTTTTGCGCTAATTGTTTAGAatttaaagtttttaaattttttatttttacttttgctCTTGCACACTTAAAAACTATAAATGCTCAGTAACCTAGTCCATACTTGACACGATCACACGAGATTAATACAAATATGTATCTTAATGACATTTTTTAAGAATACTATATTAGTATCACAgattaaattttttcaaaatgaaaaatttggtaaaaataagaaattaaaatcatCTTCAAATTTGTAACTCAcacttaataaaatttataaatttaataacaattaatttctttattttgttacaaGTGTATGTTGTTATTATCAGTTATCTCAGTAAATCCGTAATACCCTAATTGAACTAGGTAGGTTGCTGATACAATGATTGGTTTTTGGTACAGTATTCTAAGTTGACTTTACAGTTTACATTGACTTCCTCATTTGTTGTGACTTTCTTAGAACCTTAACAGATTCTTCTTCCTATGGAAAATCATTTCTAAGCAGAGAGACTTCTAGCACTCAGAATCCACAGCTGTTGTATCTACGAGTTTGCTGTTAAGATTTTCTTTACTGAGAAAAAAACAAACATGACTCCTGACAAGGTATGTCATCGATTTTTCCTTCTCGGTCTTTTATCTTCTCTGTTAATTCTATTAATCgttttggtttttgaaattgaaattgaagaacgAAAGTGAATGGATGATTCCCGTTGAAGTGATGCTGGGATCTCTTGACCACGGAGAAGTTCAAGCATGCAGCATTTCAAGAATCCCAGACGAGATTCGAGCGCCCAAAGAAGAATGTTACAAGCCAAGGTTGGTCTCAGTAGGACCCTTACACAGGGGAGCCACAAGGCAGATTCTGTTAATGGAAGAACCCAAATGGCGCTACGCCAAGAGCTTCCTTGACCGCAGGGTAGTGTCCAGCAACCAAGGACAAGCCGGAGGACGCAGAAGATCATCAGAACCGGGAACTCGAGAGTGGGGCCAGGAAATTCTCAAGTTTGACAAGTTGGTTCGCGCTTCCTATGGCGGTGACCTCGACTTGGATCCCCACGACCTAGCCAAAATCATGATGGTAGTGACCCTACTCTAGTTACTTATTTGTGGAAAATGGAAAGCGAATTGAATGAATCTTGAGTTGACCCTCTAGTTTCTACAGTCATGTTGTTTGGTAGTTTAAAAAGGAAACAATTATACGGTGACACTCTTGGTGTGAACTTGATAACCGAGAAAAGTTAGCATGTTTGACTAAATTGTTATTTAACGGTTTTTTAATTATCATCTCTACATAAAACAAATGCATTAAAATTTTCGGTTTTAAATGTAGAAACACACAAAAAAGTTGTTTAAAATACTTCAACCATATTAGGTGTGTACTCAAATCCGTTACCAATGTAAAATACACCTTTAAACAAAATACACATTATAAATGAGTTAACTAGACATgtatttaaatacaaaaatataccATGACTAATTTTTGGTGTGTACATAGTCTTTTTGACAGGAAAAACATACAAGACACTGTGTTCTAAGAGTCTAAGACAATTGTATATTTTCTGTGGATTTTGTGTGGCTGAAGAGTTCTGTCTATGACTCCAGCTAATAGCTTTATGTAGTTCATATCTATGTATTGTTATCTTGAAGTCGGAATCCAAACACAACCTTATTGTATCTGGTCCATAGTTTCTAAATGCAACTTCTACTTATTGAACAAGGTCCATTTGTGCGTGTTACAGGTGGATGGCTGTTTCTTGCTAGAACTTCTCCACAAGCTTGTGGAATACATGAATTCACCACCAAACCAAAGCCATACATTTTCCAATGACCCATTCCTAGAGACAGAGGAGAAGGtgcagtttgtgctgaatgatattTCCATGCTGGAAAATCAGATCCCTTTCATTGTTCTCAAGAAGTTGTACAATATTGTGTTCCCTGACAAAAGTAAGGTTGCGGAAGATCATCGTGTGGCTGACATCATGCACAATGCCTTTGGTTACAATTCAAAAAACCACCGTGGTTTGGCTCATATGCTTCACTTAATGCATTTGtccacagttgaagaagacaacAATCAAGAAGCCAAACGATTGAGACAAGCATGCCAAGAACTAAAGCGATGCGCCACTAGGCTTCGAGCTGCAGGAATAACCATTAAATCAACAAATAGCAACAGCATTGGTAATGGTAGTCCTAATGGTAATGTTAATGCTAATCCTAGTCCTAACAATCAGCATAAGATTGTGGACATATTTGATTTTAACATAAGTTTCAATGAGCAAGGTAAGATACTCGAAATACCGGCTCTGCATATTAAGGAAACAACGGAAGCGAGATGGAGAAACTTGATTGCTTGGGAGCAGAGCAGAATTTGGATAAGAGGCAAGTACACTTCCTATGCTTTGTTCTTCCAAACTTTGATATGCTGTGAGCATGACCTTGAGTTTCTGGAGAAAAAGGGAGTGATAGTGAATGAGTTCAAGAAGAGCAAGGATGAAATTATGACTACGTTTCGCACAATCTCTGATGGTGTTGATCACATGGATTCAAGTTATAGCGACCACTATAAGAAACTTAATGCACACCAGACTACATTGGTCACGAAAATGTTCCACGAATGGCCTATAATCACTTGGCATAGGTGCAGGCGTGTTCTTGAGACTCTTGTGTTCTATTGGTGGAACTGGCTAGCGATCTTGATACGTGATCATATCCCTACAGTATGGAAATTTTTCGGCGTTGTGGCCGCGATTGTGTTGCTTGTTCTCACCATTATGCAGACATATTATTCAGCTAAGCAGACACATTATGCAGCTGAACAGGCACATAATGCAACTAGTGGCTCTTAGGCATCAGCAAGAAAAAGTGCTATTTGTGTCTCTTAATGCTTTTTCAAGtttaaaatttaatgcacaaTTGTGATCTTGAAGCTTGTGTATGTTAATGGAAGAGATTTAGGTCCATGTTGAACATTGAAGAGGTGTTTTCCTGAAATTATTGTGAATGAAATTTTCTGTCTTGTTTTGTTTGAGGTTTGTCAAAGAAATCAAGCAAATCTTTCATGATATGATCCTTATATTCATACAATTAAAGCAAAATTAATGAACGAAACTTGTGAGATTAATATATAATTTGGCCAAAGAAATAAAGCAAACATGAATATTAGGGTGGACTTGGTTtgcgtttttattttttgtttttattttcagtactttctgttttttaaattttgtgaaggaaaaaataaaaacaatgaaaacaataaaatcttgttttctgttttcattttttatttttattttttttataaaatctaaaaaataaaaaatactaaaaataaaaacaaaaaataaaaatacaaaccaaaCGCACTATTGACAACAACTCTGTTAGAAGGTCAGAATGAATTAACGGCATATCTCAAGTGATTTATGATCGGAAATCAAAACTCAGAAACATGCATAAAATCAAGGGCAAATGACTTGGTTAAACCAAGTACATTTGCAAATGTCCTGAATGTCCCAAATCGAAAATTCAAAACGAATATTTAATGCTTTTGTAAATCGAAATGACTTGCTTCGATTTACATGCTTCTTCGCTATTTAAACAAATCGAAGTCACTTGATTCGAACTCAGAAACCTCATACCCCACTCCCAACCCCACCACCCAGTTTCGAGATTCTCTAGAAGCAACTCGGTTTGGACCGACTCTGCATGCATGGAAGACGACCCGAATCGTCTGTATCGACTTGATGGAGTCGCGCATATTGTTGGAGCCATCCACCTCGAGGTTAgtgttttttaatatttaattttttttaaataaattagtaGTTAGTTAGAACTGTTAGTGTGGAGTTTTTAAAATGAATCTAAAAACAGATATTTGAATTTAGTTCATGTCAGTCTTAGTGAGTCATTAACTATAGAATAGGGTTAGGTGTAGAGTAATGAACAGGGTTAACGACTGTTTTTGATGTTTGTTAATAAATAGAACATGTTTTTATCTCATATTAGTAATTATTTTGTTAATACAAAGAATTGGATCGTGAGTAATGTAGTGGTTAGCGTTTCTATCTATAAAGGATTGGTTGGGATTCATTGAGAGGTTTTTTTGTGACAAATGTGAGAAGTCATCTTCTATTCTTATGCAGCCCCAACAGTCCATCCTCGCCAACTAATACATCACAACTTTGATTCGGATTGACGGCAAACAATGGTGAAGCCACTAAGTCTGGCTCGGGTGTAAACACCAGCACTGCTGACGATGATCTAACAGGCAATACACTAGAGCTGGCTACATGTCCGGTGGAGTGCATATTCTTGTTCGAGCCTCCAAAACTAGATGCCACATCCACAAGTTTCGCCAA from Arachis ipaensis cultivar K30076 chromosome B02, Araip1.1, whole genome shotgun sequence harbors:
- the LOC107625730 gene encoding UPF0481 protein At3g47200, whose protein sequence is MTPDKNESEWMIPVEVMLGSLDHGEVQACSISRIPDEIRAPKEECYKPRLVSVGPLHRGATRQILLMEEPKWRYAKSFLDRRVVSSNQGQAGGRRRSSEPGTREWGQEILKFDKLVRASYGGDLDLDPHDLAKIMMVDGCFLLELLHKLVEYMNSPPNQSHTFSNDPFLETEEKVQFVLNDISMLENQIPFIVLKKLYNIVFPDKSKVAEDHRVADIMHNAFGYNSKNHRGLAHMLHLMHLSTVEEDNNQEAKRLRQACQELKRCATRLRAAGITIKSTNSNSIGNGSPNGNVNANPSPNNQHKIVDIFDFNISFNEQGKILEIPALHIKETTEARWRNLIAWEQSRIWIRGKYTSYALFFQTLICCEHDLEFLEKKGVIVNEFKKSKDEIMTTFRTISDGVDHMDSSYSDHYKKLNAHQTTLVTKMFHEWPIITWHRCRRVLETLVFYWWNWLAILIRDHIPTVWKFFGVVAAIVLLVLTIMQTYYSAKQTHYAAEQAHNATSGS